From the Oncorhynchus keta strain PuntledgeMale-10-30-2019 chromosome 13, Oket_V2, whole genome shotgun sequence genome, the window AAatcagtttatttgtcacgtgcgccgaattcaacaggtgtagaccttacagtgaaatgcttgcttacaagctctagccaatagtgcaaaaaaggtattaggtgaacaatgggtaggtaaagaaataaaacaacagtaaaaagacaggctacatacagacactggttagtcaggcttgaggtagtatgtacatgtagttatggttaaagtgactgcatatatgataaacagagagtagcagcagtgtaaaaacggGTTGGGGGGGTGGCTCACAATGCAATTAcctattcaggagtcttatggcttcgaTTAAAAACTgttgaagcctttttgtcctagacttggcactcaggtaccgcttgccatgtggtaatagagagaacagtctacgactggggtggctggggtctttgacaatttttagtttcctgatggggaataggctttgtcgtgccctcttcacgactgtcttggtgtgtttggaccattctagtttgttgttgatgtggacacccaaggaacttgaagctctcaacctgctccactacagccccgtcgatgagaatgggggtgtgctcggtcctctttttcctgtagtcaatGTGCAAATATGTAGGTCCTCAAAGTTAATATTACGAGACCTGGAGACCAACAtaaccaatttttttttttattagcaTTTAGCACTAGTTTTAAGATCAGTAAGCAATTTTTGAATGGAGTCAAAACCATGCTAAAGGTTATGAATGGCCTGCTGTTAAGATGGGGACAGGAGTAAATAACTATCATCCGCATAGAGATGAATGTTACAGGTTTTAACGGATAGACCAATATTATTTATAGAGATAGTGAAGAGAACAGGGCCAAAAATCGACCCCTGCGGCAAACCTTTCATAATATTGAGGAAGCTAGATTTGATAACGTCAGTACAAGTTGTGTCCTCACCATTTAGATGGTTATTGAACCAACTGCAAGATGCCTGATCTAGCATATTTCACACAACCTTTGTACAAGTAAGAAATGGTCAGCAAATACTTTTGACGGGTCAATAAATAAGGCAGCACAATGATTCTTATGGTGTAAACAATATAGCACATCATCTAGACAAGTGTAGTTGCTGAAACAGCACTATGTCTGTtaatctgtctgcatatttcaagacatggcatatgggGGTGTAGTTAGATACCCAAAGGGCTGGATGATTCTCTTGTTATCGCTCATCCTTGAAAAAAGGTATaccatactgaacaaaaatatccacctgaccggtgtggcatatcaagaagctgattaaacagtatgattattacacaggtgtaccttgtgctgaggacaataaaaggccactctaaaatgtgcagttttgtcacaccgcacaatgccacagatgtctcaagttaagggagcatgcaattggcatgctgactgcaggaatgtccactagagctgttgctAGATAATGTAATgcttatttctctaccataagctgcctccaacgttttagagaatttggcaatacgtccaaccggcctcagaaCCGCAGActacatgtaaccacgccagcccaggacctccacatccagggACCTTGACCTGCggaatcgtctgagaccagccacccagacactTGATGAAACTGTAGgattgcacaactgaagaatttctgcacaaactatcAGAAACGGTCTCTGGGatgctcatctgtgtgctcgtcatccttaccagggtcttgacctgactgtagtTCAGCGTTCTAGgcactgaagttggttacaaggccagcatcccggagtctcctcttcactgttgatgttgagactggtgttttgcgggtactgtttattgaagctgccagttgcagacttgtgaggcatctgtttctcaaactagacacactacTGTACTTGTCtccttgctcagttgtgcaccgggcctcccactctttctattctgattaGGACTATAAATTCTAACTAGCATAAATTGGGCATTATCACCAAGGGCCACATGTAGGACTAGACATTCAAATTGCTTAGGGACAGCGGTAGTGCGAGATACAGAAACATTTAAGTTGTCCTTTGTAAATATGGTGACATCTCCACCTCTGTCAGATCCAAAACATTATAACCAGCTAGAGATGCATCAGTATCCGGCACAGTCTTATTTAGCCAAGtgtccctcaacccctcccatctatctctgaacaccatccagttttgatttctatttgccatatatttttcaactgtgctatgtttcacaaaagttctgaacctttctattctcatagtttctacagatcgTAAATTAGACTTTTTTTGCTAAAATTATTATATTAATTGATTgtctatgacttttcaaatcacccagcagtgctatttgcagagttagctccaagtaaatgttgcaattcttcagtcATTCCTGAACCGGTGACCAAAAACAAGccacatatggacagtaccaaaacaaattatCTAATGATTGCGCTGGGATGGTTTTATCtcctatatatgtgtgtgtacatgttatttatttatatatataattggttgcaagaattttgtataatttaAATGGAACAATTTTACgttttgaatccggcgttgttctgtgtatcagttcataaaccatgtgccatggagtTGGTGTATTAAATCTCTTcccatctacagtggggcaaaaaagtatttagtcagtcaccaattgtgcaagttctcccacttaaaaagatgagaggcctgtaattttcatcataggtacacttcaactatgacagacaaaatgagaagaagaaaaaatccagaaaatcacattataggatttttaatgaatttacttgcaaattatggtggaatcAGTCCAACACCACAGCTGCAGGATTTCAAATCAGACTCTAATATCAGCACATATGCTCAGTTGGTAACCCCTGATTTGAAAATACCATAGAGTTAGCTTGACTTGGTATAGATACAAGCTTGTCTAGAAATGTACCATCGGGCCTATATTTTGAACTAGGATGTGGATTACAACAAGAGTCAATGAGGGTTACCTATTGCGAGCCTGATGCAAATACTGATCATTTATGGTTGGGATTAGCTGAGCGGAACTTGGGGTCTTGATAAGTCAATGACACCCTGGTAGTCAACCACCAGATATCCTCTCTTTGTCTTAGGCTATTCCAGACAGGGATGGGAAGCGTTGTCTCTTTTGTGTGAAGACCACCAGCAAGACCTATGAGATGAGTGCCGCTGACCAGAGACAGAAGGTGGAATGGACCCAAGGTGAGGGGATGTGAACAAGTGTAACGCCCTGCCTGAGACACAAGCCTAATTGTCGTCCTCGGACCAAGAGGATATCCTGTTAACATAATGGTTAAAACATTTGGGAGAACCCTAGGTTGAAAAGCACTAGGGAAGGAACATCACTTTTTTTtattctcctgtgtgtgtctgtcctctctctccccagccttgCAGACTGCCGTCCGTCTCCAGGGTGAGCGCAAGTCCTCCCTCCACCAGGAACTAAAGCTGAAGAGGCAGGTCCAGCGCGAGCAGAGTCAACGGGAGCGCAGCCTGAGCGCCAGCAGCAGCCGCGGCAACCAATCAGAAGAGCTTACCATTCAAGACCTGGAGAAGGAAAAGGAACGGCAAGGACGTGAGATAGAGAGTATTATTCAGGTGAgcaggagggaaagagagtgagacatTAAAGAGGAGAGATAGGAAAGCGGGGGTAATGCATACAGTACCTAACATGTATTTGTGTCCCACAGCACCAGCGAGAGGTGGAGGCACGgcgcagggaggaggaggagaaagagagggagcaaCAGAAGGAGGTccagagagagttggagagacagctagaggaggcagagaaggtgAGATCATGTACTGAAGAATGAGGTTAATTAGTGCACCTGTGTAGGTTCCCCAGATAAatgattagtgtgtgtgagagagaatgcaGCCGGTGTACATGTATACGTATGTGCCTGATTGCCTGCCTGCGTGTGTTCCCCAGTTGCGGGAGAGCATGCAGGCTGAGATGGCAGAGAAGGAAAAGGAGGCCGAGCAGCAGAGGAAGCGGATCCAGGAGCTGGAGCTGACCCAGCAGAAACTGGAGGCTGCTctcaacacagagatacaggcccacatggaggaggagagagtcaggCTGGAGCTAGAAGGGTAACACGCCTACACAAACTTATCTCAACACGGAGATACAGGCCCacatggaggagagagtcaggcacacacacaccattttacacacacacacatggacacacacgcaTGGCTGCAAGACTAAAGACACAGATCAGATCACCAAACGTCCCTGTCTATTGCAGTAGAATTGTCTTCTGTGTCCTTATCTATCCTTGTCTccctttctactgtctctctaccgttgtcctccttcctctcctttacCAGGGTActgcaggcagaggaggagaagagcagGCAGTGTCTGCTCCTCCAGGAGCAGCAGGAGGCATCCCGCCACTTCAGCCCCAGGGAGGAGGCCCCAAACAGAGCTAAGGAAGAGCGGCCGGCCCCCTCTGCCCTTCACTACGCCTCCCAGGAGCTCCAGAGCCTCCGAGAGACCCGAGAGAGGAGTCACCAACACctagaggtgagggagaggagatgagaggtagaggagaagaggtttGTTCAGGATCTTTTTAGGTGGGAATCTTGCTCCTGTGGACTTTAGGTAGACATCATTTCCACAGTGAAAAAGCTTTATATAATTATTTGCAGGTGGAATTGTTGCATAGGGCACCTATAAGTCAATAATAACAGCTTGTAAATGATATGGTAAAACAAAGTGCAACTGACATCAGATTTAACTGTGTTCTCATGTCCTTGTTTCCTTCTCTCTGGGTCTGTAGGAAGTTCAGGAGAAGCTTCGTAAAGCCAGCAACCATGTCCGACACTGGAACGTTCAGCTCAACCGCCTAATGAAACCCATCGCACCTGGGGGTAATgctctgccatgtctctctctctctgttgtaataAATCAAGAAAATACTACAATAAGAAATCAGATTTGATGGACCGTCAATAAAATATACTAAATATGGTATGCCATATCTTTTGCTACAGACAAGTTATCATCGTTGCCAGTGAAAATCACCTGCTCGAAACAGGAGGGGGCGTTGGCCAGCAGTGAGTTTATCGCTAAACTCCAACCAAGAGCCAATCAAGAAACTCAGCAAATACTTGAGAGCCAATCGGCTACAGAAGAGAAAGGACTACAGGAACAGGTGGAGGCTTTCACCCTGTCAGAGCCTGGGGGATCGTGATGTGtcatgggtaaattgtgactTAAATTGCATCAATCAATGGTTGCGTGCCACTTTGTCGACTGTGCAGTCGGGCATCAGATTTCTACATCAATTGAGGTGCTTAGCTGATGTGTTAAATACCAATCCAGGCTTTGAAGATCTGGAATGTAGTCGGGGAGGAACCTGACCTTTACCAATGGTAGTGCTGACTAGGAGATGAGTAggatctgtaaaaaaaaatacatttaagggAATTTGTCTTCCTTTATAAAGTGCTTTGATCGAGGAGATACTACCTGTGCAATAAGAATGCATTTTTTTTGTTTCTTCCTTCacaaaaaatctgccgttctgtacGAACATGTCCCATGAGGACTATGATTCTTGGCAGGTGGACCCAGTAGCCTATACACTACTTCAAGAACTGAGAAACACCTCATTAACCAACTGACTGTTCAGATTTCCATCTTGATAGGGGACAACAGTCATTGTAAATGATACAATACAGAGGAGAAACGACAGGTTTGAATCTGTACAAAAGAAGTGTGCGTACTAGTATGTAGTGTGTGAACAACGTGATTGCTCTCTTCTCTATTTGATACAAGGCAGTCGAACAAACCCATGTATGCCATTTTTTTGTCAGGAAAGGAAAAGTGTCATTGAAATGCAATCTATTTGAAGTAACGTCTTAAATCTGTGGCTCACATATGCCTAATATATTGACATATATTTCAAATGCATATGTAATGTGTACTAGTATTTCAAATAAATATATCCAAATACATGTCTTAATAATGTCCATATTTCACAtgtagtattatacagtatatcgAGGTTGATGTTTTTTCGAAGTTGAACTTGAACAGAAGTTGAACATGTTTGTTTGTGTAGGTAAGTAGGCCTACCAAGCAATGAACAAATATTCAAACAATCACGTGTAATATTTCTAACTAAAGATCGCTATTTGAATGTGAGTATttttggtgtgttgtgatgtatTTGTGTGATATCTTGAGAATCTGCAACGCGCCCAAACACTGACCGTCGTTCTACGTCATTTGAAAGCGACTTTTCTCTCCGAAACAATATGGCTGCGCCCTGCGTCGATTGATAGTTTCATGGAGTGTATAATATGAGTACCGTAAACTTATAACTTACGAACCGCTTCAGTGGACACCAAATTTAGGGATTGCATGTGGCAATATTATGCACATTAAGGTTGTCGTCCTGCGAAAAGGTGTATCAGTCAACATGAGAGGCGCTACTCTCCTCAATATGAGGACATCTTCAATAACGGAGCTTAGGTCATTTCCCTTCTTGTGCAGGAAAGTGTCAAACAACCCCCATCAGCAtggctcacagaacgggacacaAACATTACCTGAGACCAAAGACCAACTCATTGAGAATGAGCCCACGGAGGAAGAGCAACGGAGACCCAGAAGGAAACCGAGCGAGAGTTCTGTGCTGCTCTTCCCCGGGCAGGGGAGTCAGTTCGTGGGTATGGGTCGCGGGCTTCTGAAATACAGAAACGTCAAGGACATGTTTGCCGTCGCGCAGAAGATACTGGGCTACGACTTGCTGTCTATGTGCCTAGATGGACCAGAGGAGGAATTGATGAAGACAGTCCACTGTCAGCCCGCCGTGTTTGTCACATCACTGGCGGCTGTGGAGAGGCTGAACCACGAAAACCCAGCGGTAAGCCACATAGTAGTTGCCATGTCTGTAGCCGCTTATGCACCGATGCTGTGTGAGTTGCATCTTATTTAAATAGTTACAAGTGTGCATTTAATGGCAAAGCATACATTAAATATGTTTAACTATACAGCCTAAGACACCCTGATGTTTTATactaattatattattttatttctcCACAAACAAAACTCATCGCACATCTTGTCATCCATCATATGCGACctcatccatctcaaggccattGAGAATTGTGTGGCTGCTGCAGGATTTAGTGTGGGAGAGTTTGCAGCCCTGGTGTTTTCTGGTGCCATGGATTTCACAGAAGGTGAGCCTCAACAGTCTATCCAATGCTGTGCTATACTTAATTATGAACGGACGGTAAACAATTCTAAGTCGCCATAGTTTTCTCTTTCATCCTACAGCCCTGTATGCGGTGAAGGTGCGAGCAGAGGCCATGCAGAAAGCGTCAGAGCTGATCCCTAGCGGCATGCTGTCGGTAATGGGACGGCCCCAGGCTAAGTACAAATATGCCTGTTTGCAAGCCAGGGAGCACTGCCTTAGCCTGGGCATCAAGGAGCCCGTCTGCAGCGTGGCCAACTACCTTTTCCCCGACGGGAGAGTCATCGCTGGCCACAAAGAGGTAGTGGATGGATGGGGAGTCATTATTCTTTGAAGTTGGGTCACTCTCTTGGGCCATAACATCCTGGATTTACGTACCTCACATTTATTTGAGATCAGAGTCAAGCAGGCAATAGGCCTACTTCTCAGATATACCTAAATGGGTATACCTAAATGGGGAAGGGGCTAGGGGTGGAATTGGGAATGAGTCAGACActttctcctgtcctccctccctcaggcacTGGACTTCCTACAACAGAACTCGAGGAAACTTCACTTCCTGCGTGCGCGGCCGCTCCCGGTAAGTGGGGCCTTCCACACAGCACTGATGGAGTCTGCCACCGAGCCCCTGAGAGATGTCCTCAGACAGGTGGAGGTACCGAACTTCAATCAGTCAATAATATATTTTCAATTTCCAGTTGGTCAATGTACTGTGCAGCCAGGATGTAAGAAAACACAGCATACGTGAAGTATAGAATTTCTCCAGTCCTGTTGTTTGAAGTATGGTGGAGTTTTGATTCCTAACATGGGCCACAGACAGATTGTCAATTGTATAAGTTTGTTTAAAAACATTTACAGTTTCCTTTACCAAACCAGTCTCTCTGCCCATCCCAACTTAGGTACGTCGGCCCGAGATCAACGTGTACTCCAACGTGGACGCCAAGCGCTACATGCATGAGGGCCACGTGCGCAGGCAGCTGGCCAAGCAGCTGGTGTCACCAGTGAAATGGGAGCAGACCCTCCACGAGGTGTTCGAGAGGACCCAGGGTCAGAGCTTCCCCCACACCTACGAGGTGGGCCCCGGGAAGCAGCTGGGGGCCACACTGCAGAAGTGCAACATGAAGGCCTACAAGAGCTACACACACGTGGACGTCACCACCCACGATGACTGAGAGGATTATGGTCTGAGGAGTAAGACCGGACTCATGGATTTGTGGAGAGACTCGTATCAATACAGTACAGtctacatactgtacagtatacacCCATTGGCAATCACccatgtcgtgtctttggcatcattaaagtgaagactaattttatcaaatcaattctctgtaattattatcatgtaaatgtaattaactaggaagtcggggcaccaaagAAAATCTACAGattaaagttataattttcctaataacttttcagatattttaatatctgatcaattagtttTCTAATGAATTAATCATTCTTTAATGGTTAGTCTCATTCCGAACGTCGTAAAtcgttggttatctgcacaaacccagcctttactatgaatcatccatacatcaattgtcttaatcatttatttacgaactaaataatcacagaaatgcataaaacGGTTGATATGGTTATAAGGAAATGATAGgggatgtgccctagtgggctaaaccggtatgacggcttggtagacaaatGAGGAAGTGGGTGTGGCTGAGAAGGCTGGGAAAGACAGAcactacacagttgataattataataaTTGAAATGATAATCCTTTGCACACGAACGCTCACTCAACACTctattgcaatcaatatatatatatttacggtCAGTGTGTCGTCATGATCTCTGTCGGAATCGTCCgtctcaaaccttagccctctaaGGTAATCGAGGTACGCTTGGTCTGAAGTGGGCTTCTCTAGGTGGGGTTTTTATTCGGAACAGCAGAAAAGGCTGTCCCATGACGCCAGATCACCGTCTGTGCTCATGGGGCGGGCCAATGACTTAACTTTAAAGGGAATTGGATTCTCTTtcattaaacattttaaaatcacattacatagtttcatctttactcattcattttatacaataattagatgcaaATCATAACAGAGACTCTCgtataaacagagttatggtaatgtggctgtattgtctctcAATGAGATCACAAACTAACAAAATGGACCGGTCGTAGCTGGATTCTCCACCGACCGGttacacattctccaaaacatggaTTAGTTTAGTTATCAAGTTATGTGAGGTAGAAGAAGTTCTACTGTGAACCTTTCTCTCTATACTGCATGAGGGAGAGAGGCTCCTCCAGGAATATACGATCTGAGATAACAGCGTGGGtgtggggggaagagagagagttggtgCTTGCTATATCCGAagagggccacgtcatgacaccAAAAATGAGTAAATCAGTACTAAAGACAGATACACATACATTACCTACAGTATAATTCCTTCAATGTGACAGAAATTACTTTGTCCATATGAACTCATTCAAGTGACCTTGCACCAATAAATAAATATCTGGTATTTATGAGAGTCAAGTCAGTTTGGTTTCCTCAAgtcattaaaacatttttttacagcTTCCATTTAATGGTGTGATAAGCTACATAAGATAGTTGTGGCAATTAAATGTCTAACCAGTAACAGGCCCAATCTTCATAGAAAATACTGCAGACCAGCAACAGTCTTTAAAACAAGCATAAGACTATAAAAACCGTGATCCAGCACAATCAATCAATAACACACACTGCATTTATTTTTTCTTAAATTAAAATCTATAGTAAAAATTGTTTAAAAATCTCACTCAATTAGGAAATTGTCCAACATAGAACATTGTAGCTAGAAGTCCAGCTCAAGGCCCCCTCAGTGCAACGGTTAGCCTTTCTACTCCTTCCACAATGCAGTGCAAATGGTTGCCGTGGCCACCAGTGCCACAGTGGCAAGCGTCGTTTTGGCCCAACCAGGGTAGTTAAGAGGTTCAATACTGGAAACCTGTGTAGGGGCAAGGGACAACACACGAGTAGTAGTAAGAGACTTATCCCCAATCCCAAATCTACCCTTAGCCCCTACCCCCAATGCACATGAGGAAAAGTATATATTGTAGGTATAGGAAGTGTGCGAGTGGCTCTTACCCAGGCTACCCAAGCCTCTGCTCTCTGTGTAGCCTGCCTGTGGACAGAGGAGGCCAACCAGGCTTTGGCCACCCCAGGCAAACTCTTCACTCCCCAAAGCTGTCCTTGTATCCCCCTGATAATGAGTTGTTACATGAGATCTTTGTTAACCATATTATCTTCATTAATTGCGTGTTAAATATTTCTTATGTGCAAAATAAGCACTGATTTACTAGTTGTTTGgcacaatacatcctggtctttGAGCCTTCTCACCTGTAGATGCTTCTAGTCAGGGCATGGGCAGGACTTGTCACATGGAGAGTTTGTGGCACAGGCCACTGATAAGGGAGTCTCTCTGCCCATTCACGGTCCAGTCTGTCACCCATCTCTGCCAGCTGACGACCTGTAGCCCGGGCAGCCCTTGCATGGATCCTAAAGGAGGGACGGACAGAAATGATGTTCACAAAACATTAAAAATGCGTTCTTTATTCCTTGAGGTAATCAGTGATTGGATAGCAACAAAGTGTCCAGTTTCAACCATTTTGCTTTAACCCATCATCTCAAATTAGTGACTACTTCAATGGAGGAAAAAAAACGAGGGTTCGAATACCTCCTTTGAATGTCATAAGAGAACATCAGctcaatgtgtatgtgaccaatacaattggatttgacaGAGTTTGAGTGAAATGTAACAATTTCTTATCTCGTATCGTCTGTGTAAACTGATCAAGAGGTCAGGACTGGGGTGACGTAGCCTCTACCTGAGATTCACATCAGACAGGGTGACGTTGTCCACCTCACTAGGTCCAGCCCTGAGGGAAATGGCACGGCGTCGCTCTCTTCTGTGCTCCACCATTTTGTTTTCTGATAAAGAAAATAGTTTG encodes:
- the mcat gene encoding malonyl-CoA-acyl carrier protein transacylase, mitochondrial isoform X2; the protein is MHIKVVVLRKGVSVNMRGATLLNMRTSSITELRSFPFLCRKVSNNPHQHGSQNGTQTLPETKDQLIENEPTEEEQRRPRRKPSESSVLLFPGQGSQFVGMGRGLLKYRNVKDMFAVAQKILGYDLLSMCLDGPEEELMKTVHCQPAVFVTSLAAVERLNHENPAAIENCVAAAGFSVGEFAALVFSGAMDFTEALYAVKVRAEAMQKASELIPSGMLSVMGRPQAKYKYACLQAREHCLSLGIKEPVCSVANYLFPDGRVIAGHKEALDFLQQNSRKLHFLRARPLPVRRPEINVYSNVDAKRYMHEGHVRRQLAKQLVSPVKWEQTLHEVFERTQGQSFPHTYEVGPGKQLGATLQKCNMKAYKSYTHVDVTTHDD
- the mcat gene encoding malonyl-CoA-acyl carrier protein transacylase, mitochondrial isoform X1; this encodes MHIKVVVLRKGVSVNMRGATLLNMRTSSITELRSFPFLCRKVSNNPHQHGSQNGTQTLPETKDQLIENEPTEEEQRRPRRKPSESSVLLFPGQGSQFVGMGRGLLKYRNVKDMFAVAQKILGYDLLSMCLDGPEEELMKTVHCQPAVFVTSLAAVERLNHENPAAIENCVAAAGFSVGEFAALVFSGAMDFTEALYAVKVRAEAMQKASELIPSGMLSVMGRPQAKYKYACLQAREHCLSLGIKEPVCSVANYLFPDGRVIAGHKEALDFLQQNSRKLHFLRARPLPVSGAFHTALMESATEPLRDVLRQVEVRRPEINVYSNVDAKRYMHEGHVRRQLAKQLVSPVKWEQTLHEVFERTQGQSFPHTYEVGPGKQLGATLQKCNMKAYKSYTHVDVTTHDD
- the LOC118392543 gene encoding differentially expressed in FDCP 6 homolog isoform X3, with product MPYLNKYILAKVNYLNKYILAKVNYLNKYILAKVKEGAYDKETFDDLCWMMTMKKNYRLTSGQGGLLCSLRDCFKLFCLFNLLSEDHYPLIMIPQEVEYLMKKISTAMNQEWDGKPLEDLLSQNASVQEEGMSVWVFLDHMGAGRLLRVSNAGAFSLALDQVFFEMYHNVLKRGYMWKKGHVRRNWMERWFVLRPSFMAYYASEDLKDKKGEIPLDQYCVVEAIPDRDGKRCLFCVKTTSKTYEMSAADQRQKVEWTQALQTAVRLQGERKSSLHQELKLKRQVQREQSQRERSLSASSSRGNQSEELTIQDLEKEKERQGREIESIIQHQREVEARRREEEEKEREQQKEVQRELERQLEEAEKLRESMQAEMAEKEKEAEQQRKRIQELELTQQKLEAALNTEIQAHMEEERVRLELEGVLQAEEEKSRQCLLLQEQQEASRHFSPREEAPNRAKEERPAPSALHYASQELQSLRETRERSHQHLEEVQEKLRKASNHVRHWNVQLNRLMKPIAPGDKLSSLPVKITCSKQEGALASSEFIAKLQPRANQETQQILESQSATEEKGLQEQVEAFTLSEPGGS
- the LOC118392543 gene encoding differentially expressed in FDCP 6-like isoform X2 yields the protein MSVSTMELQSELLKSIWYAFTSLDMEKCGKVSKSQLKVLSHNLYTVLNIPHDPVALEEHFQDDDDGPVSKHGYMPYLNKYILAKVKEGAYDKETFDDLCWMMTMKKNYRLTSGQGGLLCSLRDCFKLFCLFNLLSEDHYPLIMIPQEVEYLMKKISTAMNQEWDGKPLEDLLSQNASVQEEGMSVWVFLDHMGAGRLLRVSNAGAFSLALDQVFFEMYHNVLKRGYMWKKGHVRRNWMERWFVLRPSFMAYYASEDLKDKKGEIPLDQYCVVEAIPDRDGKRCLFCVKTTSKTYEMSAADQRQKVEWTQALQTAVRLQGERKSSLHQELKLKRQVQREQSQRERSLSASSSRGNQSEELTIQDLEKEKERQGREIESIIQHQREVEARRREEEEKEREQQKEVQRELERQLEEAEKLRESMQAEMAEKEKEAEQQRKRIQELELTQQKLEAALNTEIQAHMEEERVRLELEGVLQAEEEKSRQCLLLQEQQEASRHFSPREEAPNRAKEERPAPSALHYASQELQSLRETRERSHQHLEEVQEKLRKASNHVRHWNVQLNRLMKPIAPGDKLSSLPVKITCSKQEGALASSEFIAKLQPRANQETQQILESQSATEEKGLQEQVEAFTLSEPGGS
- the LOC118392543 gene encoding differentially expressed in FDCP 6-like isoform X1, whose product is MSVSTMELQSELLKSIWYAFTSLDMEKCGKVSKSQLKVLSHNLYTVLNIPHDPVALEEHFQDDDDGPVSKHGYMPYLNKYILAKVNYLNKYILAKVNYLNKYILAKVKEGAYDKETFDDLCWMMTMKKNYRLTSGQGGLLCSLRDCFKLFCLFNLLSEDHYPLIMIPQEVEYLMKKISTAMNQEWDGKPLEDLLSQNASVQEEGMSVWVFLDHMGAGRLLRVSNAGAFSLALDQVFFEMYHNVLKRGYMWKKGHVRRNWMERWFVLRPSFMAYYASEDLKDKKGEIPLDQYCVVEAIPDRDGKRCLFCVKTTSKTYEMSAADQRQKVEWTQALQTAVRLQGERKSSLHQELKLKRQVQREQSQRERSLSASSSRGNQSEELTIQDLEKEKERQGREIESIIQHQREVEARRREEEEKEREQQKEVQRELERQLEEAEKLRESMQAEMAEKEKEAEQQRKRIQELELTQQKLEAALNTEIQAHMEEERVRLELEGVLQAEEEKSRQCLLLQEQQEASRHFSPREEAPNRAKEERPAPSALHYASQELQSLRETRERSHQHLEEVQEKLRKASNHVRHWNVQLNRLMKPIAPGDKLSSLPVKITCSKQEGALASSEFIAKLQPRANQETQQILESQSATEEKGLQEQVEAFTLSEPGGS